The Achromobacter pestifer genome includes a region encoding these proteins:
- a CDS encoding LLM class flavin-dependent oxidoreductase, whose translation MSSLARIPFSVLDLAPIVQGRDAADAFRNTVAVAQHVERLGYKRFWLAEHHNINGVASSATAVLIGHVASHTRTLRVGSGGIMLPNHAPLIIAEQFGTLETLYPGRIDLGLGRAPGSDGATQHALRRGPRSGLEFPALVEELRGFLAPSRPGQPVRAIPGEGLDIPIWLLGSSDFSARLAAELGLPFSFAGHFSPEGMAAMRLYRHLFKPSATLARPYAMIGVPVVAAETDEIARRQATTQQLKFLSLVRGNRLQLQPPMDSMDGQWNEWEREAVHQRLGAAIVGGPDTVRRELEALVAETEADEVMIVSDFYDIADRLRSFEIVASLKNGAAA comes from the coding sequence ATGAGCAGCCTGGCCCGCATTCCCTTTTCCGTACTGGACCTGGCCCCGATTGTGCAGGGCCGCGACGCGGCTGACGCCTTCCGCAACACGGTCGCGGTCGCGCAGCACGTGGAACGCCTGGGCTACAAGCGCTTCTGGCTGGCGGAGCACCACAACATCAACGGCGTGGCCAGCAGCGCCACCGCGGTGCTGATCGGCCACGTGGCCTCGCACACCCGCACGCTGCGCGTGGGATCGGGCGGCATCATGCTGCCCAACCACGCGCCGCTGATCATCGCCGAACAGTTCGGCACGCTGGAAACCCTCTACCCCGGCCGCATCGACCTGGGCTTGGGCCGCGCGCCCGGCAGCGACGGCGCCACGCAGCATGCATTGCGCCGCGGACCGCGCAGCGGCTTGGAGTTCCCGGCGCTGGTCGAAGAATTGCGCGGCTTCCTGGCGCCTTCGCGTCCCGGCCAGCCGGTGCGCGCGATTCCCGGCGAAGGCCTGGACATTCCGATCTGGCTGCTGGGTTCCAGCGATTTCAGCGCGCGGCTCGCCGCGGAGCTGGGCCTGCCGTTCTCCTTCGCGGGCCATTTTTCGCCCGAGGGCATGGCGGCCATGCGCCTGTACCGCCATTTGTTCAAGCCGTCGGCAACGCTGGCGCGGCCCTACGCCATGATAGGCGTGCCGGTCGTGGCCGCGGAAACCGATGAAATCGCAAGACGCCAGGCCACCACCCAGCAGCTGAAGTTCCTGTCGCTGGTGCGCGGCAACCGCCTGCAGCTGCAGCCGCCCATGGACAGCATGGACGGCCAGTGGAACGAATGGGAACGCGAGGCGGTCCATCAAAGACTGGGCGCCGCGATCGTCGGTGGCCCGGATACCGTCCGGCGCGAACTGGAAGCGCTGGTCGCCGAAACCGAGGCCGACGAAGTCATGATCGTCTCGGATTTCTACGATATCGCCGACCGCCTGCGCTCCTTCGAGATCGTCGCGTCGTTGAAAAACGGCGCCGCGGCCTGA
- a CDS encoding protein-L-isoaspartate(D-aspartate) O-methyltransferase, with product MRKRVSQPDVTQPVPGRTGPVRYDSGRLSPGVTPANSNTRISAATLPRQTQAPAPASGGNLGLNSDRLRQAMVERLRAQGITDERVLNAMGAVPRHLFVDEALASRAYEDAALPIGHSQTISQPWVVARMIAAACEDRTPTRVLEVGAGCGYQAAVLAQFVREVHTIERIRGLYELAREHLRALRLTTRIRLIYGDGMLGLPGVAPFDAIVVAAAGLAIPQALLSQLAPGGRLIAPEGGANQRLVLIERTGAASWKRTELEAVRFVPLRAGIQS from the coding sequence ATGCGCAAACGCGTAAGCCAGCCTGACGTGACCCAGCCGGTGCCCGGGCGCACCGGCCCGGTGCGCTACGACTCGGGCCGGCTCAGTCCGGGCGTCACGCCCGCCAACAGCAACACCCGCATCTCGGCGGCTACGCTGCCGCGCCAGACGCAGGCGCCCGCGCCCGCATCCGGCGGCAATCTGGGCTTGAACTCCGACCGCTTGCGCCAGGCCATGGTCGAGCGCCTGCGGGCGCAGGGCATTACCGATGAGCGCGTGCTCAACGCCATGGGCGCGGTGCCGCGCCACCTGTTCGTCGATGAGGCGCTGGCCAGCCGCGCCTACGAAGACGCGGCGCTGCCCATCGGCCATTCGCAAACCATCTCCCAGCCCTGGGTGGTGGCGCGCATGATCGCCGCTGCTTGCGAAGACCGCACGCCAACCCGCGTGCTGGAAGTCGGCGCGGGTTGCGGATACCAGGCGGCGGTCCTTGCGCAGTTCGTGCGCGAGGTCCATACCATCGAACGCATCCGCGGGCTGTATGAGCTGGCGCGCGAGCATCTGCGCGCCTTGCGGCTCACCACGAGGATCCGCTTGATCTATGGCGACGGCATGCTGGGCCTGCCCGGCGTGGCGCCGTTCGATGCTATCGTTGTGGCTGCCGCTGGCCTTGCCATCCCGCAGGCGCTGCTGTCACAGCTCGCGCCGGGTGGCCGCCTGATCGCTCCTGAAGGGGGCGCCAACCAGCGCCTGGTTCTGATCGAACGCACAGGCGCGGCCAGCTGGAAACGCACAGAATTAGAGGCCGTGCGCTTTGTGCCGCTACGGGCCGGAATACAATCTTGA
- the plsY gene encoding glycerol-3-phosphate 1-O-acyltransferase PlsY, whose product MAINDPSLAFSAALILLAYLIGSVPFAVVVSKLMGLQDPRSYGSKNPGATNVLRTGNKTAAALTLLGDAAKGWFAIWLAEKLAPGISPIALALVALAAFVGHLYPIFLGFKGGKGVATALGVLVAIQPWLAVATAATWLIVAVFFRYSSLASLVAAFFAPVYYVFGSGLAWYAQPPMGVALAVIGVLLFYRHRANITRLVQGTESRIGGGKKK is encoded by the coding sequence ATGGCGATAAACGACCCCTCCCTGGCGTTCAGCGCTGCGCTCATCCTGCTGGCCTACCTGATCGGCTCCGTGCCGTTCGCCGTGGTGGTCAGCAAACTCATGGGCCTGCAGGATCCCCGCAGCTACGGCTCCAAAAACCCGGGCGCCACCAACGTGCTGCGCACCGGGAACAAGACGGCTGCCGCGCTGACGCTGCTGGGCGATGCCGCCAAGGGATGGTTCGCGATCTGGCTGGCCGAGAAGCTGGCCCCGGGAATTTCTCCCATCGCGCTGGCGCTGGTGGCGCTGGCCGCTTTCGTCGGCCATCTGTACCCCATCTTCCTGGGCTTCAAGGGCGGCAAGGGCGTGGCCACCGCCCTGGGCGTGCTGGTGGCGATCCAGCCCTGGCTGGCGGTCGCCACGGCGGCCACCTGGCTGATTGTCGCCGTGTTCTTCCGCTATTCGTCCCTGGCTTCGCTGGTGGCGGCCTTTTTCGCCCCCGTCTATTACGTATTCGGCTCCGGCCTGGCCTGGTATGCGCAGCCGCCCATGGGCGTTGCGCTGGCGGTCATCGGCGTGCTGCTGTTCTATCGTCACCGCGCCAACATCACGCGCCTGGTCCAGGGCACGGAAAGCCGCATCGGCGGCGGCAAGAAAAAATAG
- the tsaD gene encoding tRNA (adenosine(37)-N6)-threonylcarbamoyltransferase complex transferase subunit TsaD translates to MIILGFESSCDETGVAAVCTERGLLAHALHTQIAMHQEYGGVVPELASRDHIRRVVPLTRQVLEDAGLQMSDIGAVAYTAGPGLAGALLVGASVAQSFAWSRHLPAIGIHHLEGHLLSPMLADPRPDFPFVALLVSGGHTQLMRVDGVGRYELLGETLDDAAGEAFDKSAKLMGLGYPGGPALSRLAGSGDPTRFELPRPMLHSGDLDFSFSGLKTAVLTRVKAAEAAGGLDEQARADLAAATQAAIVDVLAAKAIKALKQTGLKRLVVAGGVGANQLLRAKLDAALKPLKARAYFPPLELCTDNGAMIAFAAAERVKAGLATLDPDAHGFTVKPRWDLADIA, encoded by the coding sequence ATGATTATTCTCGGCTTTGAAAGCTCCTGCGACGAAACCGGCGTCGCAGCCGTCTGTACCGAACGGGGCCTGCTGGCGCACGCGCTGCATACCCAGATCGCCATGCACCAGGAATACGGGGGCGTGGTGCCGGAACTCGCCTCGCGCGACCATATCCGCCGGGTCGTGCCGCTGACGCGCCAGGTCCTCGAGGACGCGGGCCTGCAGATGTCGGATATCGGCGCGGTGGCCTATACGGCCGGGCCTGGCCTGGCCGGCGCCTTGCTGGTGGGCGCCAGCGTCGCGCAGTCGTTCGCATGGTCGCGCCATCTGCCCGCCATCGGCATCCATCACCTGGAAGGCCATCTGCTGTCGCCGATGCTGGCGGATCCGCGGCCGGACTTTCCCTTCGTGGCGCTGCTGGTGTCAGGCGGCCACACGCAGCTGATGCGCGTGGACGGCGTGGGCCGCTATGAATTGCTGGGCGAAACGCTGGACGACGCGGCGGGCGAGGCCTTCGACAAGTCGGCCAAGCTGATGGGACTGGGCTATCCGGGCGGACCGGCGCTGTCCAGGCTGGCCGGCAGCGGCGATCCCACGCGCTTTGAGCTGCCGCGGCCCATGCTGCACAGCGGCGACCTGGATTTCAGCTTCAGCGGCCTGAAGACGGCCGTGCTGACCCGGGTCAAGGCCGCCGAGGCCGCGGGTGGACTGGACGAACAGGCCCGCGCCGACCTGGCCGCGGCCACGCAGGCCGCCATCGTGGATGTGCTGGCGGCCAAGGCCATCAAGGCCCTGAAGCAGACCGGCCTGAAGCGCCTGGTGGTGGCGGGCGGCGTCGGCGCCAACCAGCTACTGCGCGCCAAGCTGGACGCCGCGCTCAAGCCGCTGAAGGCGCGGGCCTATTTCCCGCCGCTGGAGCTCTGCACCGACAATGGGGCCATGATCGCCTTTGCCGCCGCCGAGCGGGTCAAGGCTGGCTTGGCGACCCTGGACCCGGACGCGCATGGCTTCACCGTGAAGCCGCGCTGGGACCTGGCCGACATCGCCTGA
- a CDS encoding peptidoglycan DD-metalloendopeptidase family protein, whose amino-acid sequence MLNGQLQLTDITLGASLTRLRRPLFIAGALSLSILAGCASKGTRAPVVDMTGGQPAPATQPGGSYVVKPGDTLYKIARANNVDIENVKRWNNLSDPNQISVGQVLKMSGSAGGGAQTAPVAAVKPQPRPLDQPETLPPPTTETTTPPPTAPVETKPATRAADAAVINWAWPASGQIVQGFNNSSKGIDIAGALGDPVTAAADGLVKYSGNGVRGLGNLIIVEHQNGFITAYAHNRAVLVKTGQTVKRGAKIAELGQSDTTSPRLHFEIRRQGQPVDPMQYLPAK is encoded by the coding sequence ATGCTCAACGGGCAGTTGCAACTGACCGATATCACCCTGGGCGCGTCTTTGACGCGCCTGCGCCGCCCGCTCTTCATCGCGGGGGCTCTCAGCCTGTCCATCCTGGCCGGCTGCGCTTCGAAAGGTACTCGCGCCCCGGTGGTCGACATGACCGGCGGGCAACCCGCGCCGGCGACCCAACCCGGCGGCAGCTATGTCGTGAAGCCGGGCGACACGCTCTACAAGATCGCCCGCGCCAACAATGTGGACATCGAGAACGTCAAGCGCTGGAACAACCTCAGCGACCCCAACCAGATTTCGGTCGGTCAGGTCCTGAAGATGTCCGGCAGCGCCGGCGGCGGGGCGCAGACCGCGCCGGTCGCAGCCGTCAAGCCGCAGCCGCGTCCGCTGGACCAGCCGGAAACCCTGCCGCCGCCCACCACCGAAACCACCACGCCGCCGCCCACCGCGCCGGTTGAAACCAAGCCCGCCACGCGCGCGGCCGACGCGGCTGTCATCAATTGGGCCTGGCCCGCCAGCGGGCAGATCGTGCAGGGCTTCAACAACAGCAGCAAGGGCATCGACATCGCCGGCGCGCTGGGCGATCCGGTCACCGCCGCGGCGGACGGGCTGGTCAAGTACAGCGGCAACGGCGTGCGCGGCCTGGGCAACCTGATCATCGTCGAGCACCAGAACGGCTTCATCACCGCTTACGCGCATAACCGCGCGGTCTTGGTGAAGACGGGCCAGACGGTCAAGCGCGGCGCCAAGATCGCCGAACTCGGCCAAAGCGACACCACGTCGCCGCGCCTGCACTTCGAAATCCGCCGCCAAGGCCAGCCGGTGGACCCGATGCAATACCTGCCCGCCAAATGA
- a CDS encoding NCS2 family permease, producing MLEKLFKLREHGTTARTELVAGLTTFLTMSYIIFVNPDILSSTGMDRDAVFVATCLAAALGSLVMALIANWPIGMAPGMGLNAFFAFTVVKTMGYTWEQALGAVFISGVIFLFLTISGIRVWLVKGIPHSLRSAIAAGIGLFLAIIALSSANIVVAHPATKVTLGDLTQPGPLFAILGFFIIAALDALRVRGAILIGILVVTVASMALGYNEFKGIFAAPPSLAPTLMKLDILGALHSGFVHVILVFVLVEVFDATGTLVGVAKRAGLMPENRPNRLGRALFADSSAIVAGSMLGTSSTTAYVESASGVQAGGRTGMTALVVAVLFLAALFISPLAGAVPAYATAPALLYVAGLMMRELIDIDWNDVCEATPAALTALVMPFTYSIANGIAFGFISYVVLKTATGKIRDVHPATWLVAALFVIRYAFFPG from the coding sequence ATGCTCGAGAAGCTATTCAAGCTGCGTGAACACGGCACGACAGCACGCACGGAACTGGTCGCCGGCCTGACGACTTTCCTGACGATGTCGTACATCATCTTCGTCAATCCGGACATCCTGTCGTCGACGGGCATGGACCGCGATGCCGTGTTCGTCGCCACCTGCCTGGCCGCCGCGCTGGGCTCGCTGGTGATGGCGCTGATCGCCAACTGGCCGATCGGCATGGCGCCGGGCATGGGCCTGAACGCCTTCTTCGCATTCACCGTGGTCAAGACCATGGGCTACACCTGGGAGCAGGCGCTGGGCGCGGTGTTCATCTCGGGCGTGATCTTCCTGTTCCTGACGATCTCGGGCATCCGGGTCTGGCTGGTCAAGGGCATTCCGCATTCGCTGCGCAGCGCCATCGCCGCCGGCATCGGGCTGTTCCTTGCCATTATCGCGCTATCCAGCGCCAATATCGTGGTCGCGCATCCGGCCACCAAGGTCACGCTGGGCGACCTGACCCAGCCCGGCCCGCTGTTCGCCATCCTGGGCTTTTTCATCATCGCCGCGCTGGATGCGCTGCGCGTGCGCGGCGCCATCCTGATCGGCATCCTGGTGGTCACCGTGGCGTCGATGGCGCTGGGCTACAACGAATTCAAGGGCATCTTCGCCGCCCCGCCCAGCCTGGCCCCCACTCTCATGAAGCTGGACATCCTGGGCGCGCTGCATAGCGGCTTCGTACATGTGATCCTGGTGTTCGTGCTGGTCGAAGTGTTCGACGCCACCGGCACGCTGGTGGGCGTGGCCAAGCGCGCGGGGCTGATGCCCGAGAACCGGCCCAACCGCCTGGGCCGCGCGCTCTTTGCCGACAGCAGCGCCATCGTGGCCGGCTCGATGCTGGGCACCAGCAGCACCACCGCCTACGTCGAAAGCGCCTCGGGCGTGCAGGCTGGCGGCCGTACCGGCATGACCGCGCTGGTCGTGGCAGTGCTGTTCCTGGCGGCGCTGTTCATCTCGCCGCTGGCCGGCGCCGTGCCCGCCTACGCCACCGCGCCCGCCCTGCTTTACGTGGCCGGCCTGATGATGCGCGAACTCATCGACATCGACTGGAACGACGTCTGCGAAGCCACGCCGGCCGCGCTGACCGCGCTGGTCATGCCGTTCACGTACTCGATCGCCAACGGCATCGCCTTCGGCTTCATCAGCTACGTGGTGCTGAAGACGGCCACGGGCAAAATCCGCGACGTGCATCCCGCCACCTGGCTGGTGGCGGCGCTGTTCGTGATCCGCTACGCCTTCTTCCCGGGCTAG
- the surE gene encoding 5'/3'-nucleotidase SurE, translating to MRILVSNDDGYSAPGLEALVEALQGLGDLTVVAPETNHSGASNSLTLNRPLSVRTASNGFIAVNGTPSDCVHVALTGLMDTRPDLVVSGINNGANMGDDTLYSGTVAAASEGYLFGIPAIAFSLAEKGWAHIDSAARAARLVVERHLAQPLAAPVLLNVNIPSRRFEDMHGFAVTRLGKRHPSQPVVRTTTPYGDTVYWIGPVGLAADATPGTDFHAVEQGTVSVTPLRLDLTQHSQLDEIRTWAEPLCANA from the coding sequence ATGCGAATTCTGGTTTCGAACGATGATGGTTATTCCGCCCCTGGGCTCGAAGCGCTGGTAGAGGCGCTGCAGGGCTTGGGCGATCTCACCGTCGTCGCGCCCGAGACCAATCACAGCGGCGCGTCCAACTCGTTGACGCTGAACCGGCCGCTGTCGGTGCGCACCGCCTCGAACGGCTTCATCGCCGTCAACGGCACGCCTTCCGACTGCGTGCACGTGGCGCTCACTGGCTTGATGGATACCCGGCCCGACCTGGTCGTGTCCGGCATCAACAACGGCGCCAACATGGGCGACGACACCCTGTATTCGGGCACCGTGGCCGCCGCCAGCGAAGGCTACCTGTTCGGCATTCCCGCCATCGCGTTTTCGCTGGCCGAGAAGGGCTGGGCGCATATCGATTCCGCCGCGCGCGCCGCGCGCCTGGTGGTCGAGCGCCACCTGGCCCAGCCGCTGGCCGCGCCGGTGCTGCTGAACGTCAACATCCCCAGCCGCCGCTTCGAGGACATGCACGGCTTCGCGGTCACGCGCCTGGGCAAGCGCCATCCGTCGCAACCCGTGGTGCGCACCACCACGCCGTATGGCGATACCGTTTATTGGATTGGACCCGTGGGTTTGGCGGCCGACGCCACGCCCGGCACGGACTTCCATGCCGTCGAGCAGGGCACGGTGTCGGTCACGCCGCTGCGCCTGGACCTGACCCAGCACAGCCAGCTCGACGAGATCCGGACCTGGGCGGAGCCGCTATGCGCAAACGCGTAA